Proteins co-encoded in one Setaria viridis chromosome 9, Setaria_viridis_v4.0, whole genome shotgun sequence genomic window:
- the LOC117836906 gene encoding protein WHAT'S THIS FACTOR 1 homolog, chloroplastic, translating to MGRWSSPKDPALEAALRRNRRWVVNNQIKRLLLRFPSRTAPVRFLQSRFKTLDLMGRAANWLGKYPSCFEVFSADAGGGELEPHFGFTKRMAALVDAEEAAVAASEPAMADRLARVLMLARGRRLQVSKLAALRGPLGLPDDYLLRLLPAHTDLFRLSNPYPHRRNAAELELIRWAPSLAVSAVEAAAAVSNSAPRFNCSLPASWAKSHAKMEDFNSTPYISPYSEEWAVPCTDAEAEKRAVAVVHELLSLTLWRKMSILKLEHFRREFGLPEDTARMLFRYPCLFYVSNRYKIHTVVLREGYEGSELREKDPVVAAKDWLGELMQEGLHEYNQRRRAANIEKKRRRGEIEVKKEEEKVEDEETAQLDSAEKREERRRFYKVLFDDGNR from the coding sequence ATGGGGCGGTGGTCGTCCCCAAAGGACCCCGCCCTGGAAGCGGCGCTCCGGCGCAACCGCCGCTGGGTCGTGAACAACCAGATcaagcgcctcctcctccgtttCCCTTCCCGCACGGCGCCCGTGAGGTTCCTACAGTCCCGCTTCAAGACGCTCGACCTCATGGGCCGCGCCGCCAACTGGCTCGGCAAGTACCCCTCCTGCTTCGAGGTCTTCTCCGccgacgccggtggcggcgagctGGAGCCCCACTTCGGCTTCACCAAGCGGATGGCGGCGCTCGTcgacgccgaggaggccgcAGTCGCGGCCTCCGAGCCGGCCATGGCGGACCGCCTCGCGCGGGTGCTCATGCTCGCCCGCGGCCGGCGCCTCCAGGTCTCAAAGCTCGCCGCGCTGCGGGGCCCGCTCGGGCTCCCCGACGActacctcctccgcctcctcccggcccACACCGaccttttccgcctctccaacCCGTACCCGCACCGCCGCAACGCAGCCGAGCTGGAGCTCATCCGGTGGGCGCCCTCGCTCGCCGTCTCTGccgtcgaggccgccgcggccgtgagCAACTCCGCCCCGCGGTTCAACTGCTCGTTGCCCGCCTCCTGGGCCAAGTCGCACGCCAAGATGGAGGACTTCAACTCCACGCCTTACATCTCGCCCTACTCGGAGGAGTGGGCCGTGCCGTGCACGGACGCCGAGGCCGAGAAGCGAGCGGTGGCCGTGGTGCACGAACTCCTCTCACTCACGCTGTGGAGAAAGATGTCAATTCTGAAGCTGGAGCATTTCAGGAGGGAGTTTGGACTGCCTGAGGACACGGCAAGGATGCTGTTCCGGTACCCTTGCCTCTTCTATGTGTCGAATAGATACAAGATTCACACGGTGGTGCTGCGCGAGGGGTACGAGGGGTCGGAGTTGAGGGAGAAGGATCCTGTCGTGGCAGCTAAGGATTGGCTTGGGGAGCTCATGCAGGAGGGGCTGCATGAGTATAATCAACGAAGGCGTGCTGCGAATattgagaagaagaggaggagaggggagatTGAGGTtaagaaagaggaagagaaggtgGAAGATGAGGAAACAGCTCAGCTAGATAGTGCagagaagagggaggagaggagacggtTTTACAAGGTGTTGTTCGATGATGGCAATCGGTGA